In the genome of Arachis hypogaea cultivar Tifrunner chromosome 9, arahy.Tifrunner.gnm2.J5K5, whole genome shotgun sequence, the window TTCGAGGGAAGCTGTTATTAAGGCGATAAAAGAGTATACCATACGAAGAAGCGTAGACTACCgagtgtatgagtctgagccgttgacattttatgcgAAGTGTATACAGTATGGGTCAaggtgtgattggcttatccgGGTTAGAATGATCAGCCGAAAGTACTGTTaggttataaggaggtataatggcAGTCACACATGTACCAGAGCCACAGTTTCTCAAgatcattcgaagctggattcGACTACAATTGCAAAAGCAATAAAGCCgttggttgaggctgaccctgccTTAAAGGTAAAATCGGTTATAGCAGAGGTGCAATCGAAGTTAAACTACACCGTTAGTTATCagaaagcatggttggctaagcaaaaggcagtagaaaaaatatttggaggctGGGAAGCATCGTACGAAGCCTTGCCTaaatggtttgaggccatgtgttaTAAGGAGCCATCAGCTGTTGTTCATTTTAagactatgcctgcatatcaaggcaatgactTGGTGACTGATATTCAGGTGTTGCATCGGGTCTTTTGAAGTTATTACCCCTGCATTAGAGTATTCAGACATTGTAAGCCAGTTGTCCACGTGGATGGGACCCACTTGTACGGAAAGTACAAGGGTTGTCTACTAGTGGCAGTTTCACAAGATGGCAACAACAATATCGTCCCAATTGCATTTGCTATTGTGGAGGGGGAGACTTCTGATGCGTGGCACTTTTTCCTTAGTAAACTTTGTCAGCATGTTGTCACTCGGGATGGTGTGGGACTGATATCCGACCGTCACGAATCCATAAATGCAGCTGTAGAAAGGAGTAATGGTGCTTGGTCACCTCCTAGAGCTTTTCATatgttttgcatcaggcatatagagtcgAATTTTTTGAGAAAATTCAAGGTGCCGTACTTGTAGAAACTGGTCGTCAATATAGGTAACTCTCAGTAAAGCTAATTAATTTACTAACAGAGTTACCTTCCATAAGTGTGTTtacctcttttttttcgttttttctttttatcctgcATGATATTCGAGGACAGTGCGGGAGTTTGAAGTACGTTACCAGCGTTTACGAGAACAGTGCGAGGCCTACACTATCTGGTTAAACCGAATCCCCCGCAAACAGTACGCGTTGGCTTTTGATGGTGGATATCGATGGGGTCATATGACGACGAATCTAGTGGAATGCATCAATTCAGTATTGAAAGGTGTGCGCAATCTCCCCGTTACTGCCCTTGTGAAGGCAACATTCTACAGGCTTAACGAGTTGTTCACCCGAAAAAGAGTGGAGGCGACAGTCCGGATTAATGCTGGGCATGTGTTTTTTGATGTCGTGACCTCGAAGTTGCATACAAACAAACTTGCATCAGGAAACATACAGGTTAGTTGCTTTGACCGGCAGAATGAGGTATTTGAGGTGCGTGAGATGCCAAGTGGACTGGAGTTTGCAGTCGACCTACGTGGCCTTCGATGTGACTATGGTGAGTTCCAGGTGGACCGGATCCCCTGTCGACATGTGTTCGCATGTTGTGCCAACCAGCGACTGGATTGGCAAGTGTATGTGCATGATGTGTATAAGATGGACCGAGTTTGGCGGGTGTACCAAGCATGGTTTAGACCACTAGGTAATCCTACTACATGGCCTGCTTACAACGGACCTCAGTTCATGCCGAATCCGTTCCTGAGACGCATGACGAAAGGTCACCCCAGAATGACACgctacttgaatgagatggacacgcGAATGTTACGTCGGCCTAGGCGATGTAGCCTATGTGGAGCTGAGGGACACAAccgtagcagatgctgtcagtcAGGTGGTGTAAATGCCGACAGAGATGCTCAGTAGGTTCACATTCTAAGATGATATTATATATGTAGCATTATATAGTATGGCATGAGTTGTCCATTTAAGTTAACAAATTATGATATATGTAACATTGTATAATATGACATGAATTCTCATACTAAGTTAACATGACCTGGTCTATGTAGCGTTATAAACTATGACAATCTAGTATTATTCTCCATCTGTAGCATTATATAATATGACATCAATTGTCCAAATGAGTTAATTTGATATGATATTTGTAGTAATATATTAAGATTTTTGAAACATTAATACATAGTCCAGATCGTTAATACATAAATAAGTTCATTAATACATAAATACTATGAATATACAAAGTAATGTTACCATAGTCCAAGTCATtaagccataatgtccaacacaTATAAAGTACTCTAAACACAGTCCACATCATTAATACATAAATAAGTTTATTGCACCACAACTACTTTCTCATTTCCCACTTTACATCCTTCACAAAGTTCTTGCATTTTTTGGCGGCCTTTTTGAACACAGATGGAGTGTAGGGATTAGCGCTACGATGTGACGGATCAATCCTCAAATTGTAACCTTTGACTTTGTCATCGGAGTGTGTGCCTAACCTGCATACAATTtaataaaaacaattaaatatagcACATTAGGTAATCAAAACAACAGAGATACCACATATCATTTAGTCAAACCACATGGAGATACCATTTATGAACACAAAATGAATAACTAATCAAACATGTAAAGCAAAATACACAATATAATACCATCATTACGGGATTCCTTATCCTCATCAAACTCCTCTATCTCATCCTCCGCATTATCATCCTCGTCATCCGGGTCATCTACTAGATACGCATTGGTCTCCTGCTCGAGTGTGTTAGCATCTTCTTCAAGAGGTCACATGAAAACACGGTTATGATTTTGACTATTAAGAACTCCGCGTCCACTTTCACTTCTACTAGAGTCAACAGACATGAACCCTCTAGAAGCAACCGATGAGGTATGGCACGGAAGCCTCGCATCCAACGAATACCTACCTGCCATGAAATCAGGCTGATTGCCATATTGTGACTGTCCTGCATCTGCAGCCATGAACCCAAGCAATTGGCTAAAAGAACCTCCTTCTCCTGTTTCAAACTGTGACATACCCCAATATTGTTGATGCATTGGAAATGACGGGGTGAAATGTGTCTGAGGTACATATTGGCTTGAAGACTGAGGTTGTTCTTGTGGAAGCGGATTTGGAGGTGATGGTGGCGGCGACTGTGGCTCCTGTTCCTCATTGTCATCATCCGCATCCTGACTACCCTCATCCATACCCTCATTACCCTGATCCATATCCTCATTACCCTCATCCATATCCTggttaccctcatcattctctttAACAACAAGAATCGACAAGTTCAAGTGGTCCCCAAATTTTGATCGGTACCGGTACATGTAAGTATCCAATGGATACTATAAAGGCATGGGAAGCTCAGAAAGAACGTGGTTATACCTGTTTGTCCAATGCATCACCCATAATGAATGACTTGGTGCCGTGATCCAGTTAAGATTCTTAGGACCAGTCAGGACTTCTCCATGCGCCTTGTCTAGATTCCATTCCTGATGAGGTACTCCCTGAACGAAACTAAACTGTCGCCTAATCCTATCGGTAGAATGCCACTCGATACAatttatgtgctacttgttctact includes:
- the LOC140175162 gene encoding uncharacterized protein, which encodes MAPDVSDVANALANEVPFEEPSFMQVLDLEAMYVPKFPNYISAEILFVADGEFAVGMEFSSREAVIKAIKEYTIRRSVDYRVYESEPLTFYAKCIQYGSRATVSQDHSKLDSTTIAKAIKPLVEADPALKVKSVIAEVQSKLNYTVSYQKACYYPCIRVFRHCKPVVHVDGTHLYGKYKGCLLVAVSQDGNNNIVPIAFAIVEGETSDAWHFFLSKLCQHVVTRDGVGLISDRHESINAAVERSNVREFEVRYQRLREQCEAYTIWLNRIPRKQYALAFDGGYRWGHMTTNLVECINSVLKGVRNLPVTALVKATFYRLNELFTRKRVEATVRINAGHVFFDVVTSKLHTNKLASGNIQVSCFDRQNEVFEVREMPSGLEFAVDLRGLRCDYGEFQVDRIPCRHVFACCANQRLDWQVYVHDVYKMDRVWRVYQAWFRPLGNPTTWPAYNGPQFMPNPFLRRMTKGHPRMTRYLNEMDTRMLRRPRRCSLCGAEGHNRSRCCQSGGVNADRDAQ